In Ammospiza caudacuta isolate bAmmCau1 chromosome 30, bAmmCau1.pri, whole genome shotgun sequence, one DNA window encodes the following:
- the LOC131569678 gene encoding olfactory receptor 14I1-like: protein QLLHFCILLGISLAALLGNGLIISAVACGHHLHTPMFFFLLNLALSDLGSICTAVPKAMHNSLWDTSNISYKGCAAQLFFFMFLLSAELSLLTIMCCDRYVSICK, encoded by the coding sequence cagctcctgcacttctgcatcttgctgggcatctccctggctgccctcctgggcaacggcctcatcatcagcgctgtagcctgcggccaccacctgcacacacccatgttcttcttcctgctcaacctggccctcagcgacctgggctccatctgcaccgctgtccccaaagccatgcacaattcaCTCTGGGACACCAGCAACATCTCCTACAaaggatgtgctgcacagctatttttctttatgttcctcctctcagcagagctttccctcctgaccatcatgtgctgcgaccgctatgtgtccatctgcaaa